The following are encoded in a window of Penaeus monodon isolate SGIC_2016 chromosome 9, NSTDA_Pmon_1, whole genome shotgun sequence genomic DNA:
- the LOC119577035 gene encoding uncharacterized protein LOC119577035 — MDNTTKACVLVLVVVMAGGLCSAVDLQDALKMAQCRAHCLDKFEKDISLQDDTSCHQNSNCFMCWENCELLATNYPIWSITCGQRDICGEGCEAACNFHSAHPNSVVPLSQHNSRLTLVFSGWAAQWTLSWGRSAAQEHVVFALFTRTPGKSWDLRLQTADFGTALDDLPTGSDMKLVAVAESGVLSVIITPYAPPAHPRGSVKPALGSSREQSSQEVPENNSIEMDGSDLWPLLHEAEVEDSGLVAARVWWAPQNPRGGDYLVTWEVEGGGLKGHLYTDLPEVDLTLWPETVYHVQVELVTGPLGEPLRSAQLTLDTHNITLAAQQKQNEITPTLPLVHRFVTPVQLEVVLGVGAGVLAALLVVVVLVWRRRQASALTYETSSTASTTKWGAWNRTLSDLTLDESLVVKSHKFPESAPTHSTPVRPTNVPVFTLPPPPGSTSTSLLTLGRPAQAQVNLYSVVPPLLDHNNGKVSRI; from the exons ttcGAGAAAGACATTTCCCTGCAAGACGATACCAGCTGTCATCAGAACTCCAACTGCTTTATG TGCTGGGAGAACTGCGAACTGCTTGCGACCAACTACCCCATCTGGAGTATCACCTGCGGCCAAAGGGACATTTGT GGAGAAGGATGTGAAGCCGCCTGCAACTTCCACTCCGCGCACCCGAACAGCGTCGTGCCTCTGAGTCAACACAATTCCCGCCTCACTCTCGTGTTCAGCGGGTGGGCGGCGCAATGGACTCTCTCCTGGGGGCGCAGCGCGGCGCAGGAACACGTGGTCTTCGCTCTCTTCACCAGGACCCCCGGCAAGTCCTGGGACCTTCGCCTCCAGACCGCTGACTTCGGCACCGCTCTTGACGATCTGCCGACAGGATCCGACATGAAGCTGGTCGCCGTGGCCGAGTCCGGCGTCCTGTCCGTGATCATCACTCCGTACGCTCCCCCAGCGCACCCCAGGGGAAGCGTGAAGCCCGCCCTTGGCTCCTCCCGGGAGCAGTCCTCCCAGGAAGTGCCCGAGAACAACAGCATCGAGATGGACGGCTCCGACCTGTGGCCCCTCCTGCACGAGGCCGAGGTCGAGGACTCTGGTCTCGTGGCCGCCCGCGTGTGGTGGGCGCCCCAGAACCCCCGCGGCGGAGACTACCTGGTCACCTGGGAAGTGGAGGGCGGTGGCCTCAAGGGGCACCTGTACACCGACCTTCCCGAAGTTGACCTGACCCTGTGGCCCGAGACCGTCTACCACGTGCAAGTAGAGCTCGTGACCGGCCCCCTGGGTGAACCCCTCCGCTCCGCTCAGCTCACCCTCGACACCCACAACATCACTCTCGCAGCTCAGCAGAAGCAGAACGAaatcacccctaccctccccctcgtGCACCGCTTCGTCACCCCCGTCCAGCTTGAGGTCGTCCTCGGAGTGGGCGCAGGAGTGCTGGCTGCCCTCCTGGTGGTGGTGGTCCTTGTGTGGAGGAGGCGCCAGGCATCGGCGCTCACCTACGAGACCTCGTCCACTGCGTCCACCACCAAGTGGGGCGCCTGGAACCGCACCTTGTCCGACCTCACCCTCGACGAATCTCTGGTCGTGAAGAGCCACAAGTTCCCCGAGAGCGCCCCGACGCACTCGACGCCCGTGCGCCCGACCAACGTCCCCGTCTTcacgcttcctcctcccccaggcTCAACCTCGACCTCCCTCCTAACCCTCGGCCGCCCCGCACAGGCCCAGGTGAACCTCTACAGCGTCGTGCCTCCCCTACTGGACCACAACAACGGCAAAGTTTCGAGGATCTAA